In a single window of the Hippoglossus hippoglossus isolate fHipHip1 chromosome 7, fHipHip1.pri, whole genome shotgun sequence genome:
- the LOC117764428 gene encoding F-box only protein 6-like: protein MGSGQSFESAPRRLKTETQSGSSSNEDLSAVPLEILEEILLNLPHKDVVCICRLVCHQWKEVADSESLWRERCRREGYRPSDPSKITKGWRLIYFLCKKRRNLLKNPTGEHKMQGWQIVENGGDKWKIEGVMVRHPDDTVQKNFVTSYGMCKKAQLIDLEREGYNSSFMDHFQPDIRISDWYVPRWDCGSEYDICVELLNQKKQPIHTFAPETVLFEQWNEQKWCRMTHVFQSYGSGVRYIRFTHGGKDTQFWAGWYGIRVTNSCVEISPAVD, encoded by the exons ATGGGTTCAGGTCAGAGCTTCGAGTCCGCCCCTCGTCGGCTGAAGACGGAGACACAGTCCGGTTCCTCTTCTAATGAAGAC CTGTCCGCTGTTCCTCTGGAGATCCTGGAGGAGATCTTACTGAATCTCCCTCACAAGGACGTGGTGTGTATTTGTCGGCTGGTGTGCCATCAGTGGAAAGAAGTGGCCGACAGTGAATCCttgtggagagagagatgtaggAGAGAAGGATACCGCCCCAGTGATCCTTCCAAAATAACCAAGGGCTGGAGGTTGATTTACTTCTTGtgcaagaagaggaggaatctCCTCAAGAATCCAACAGGGGAAC ataaaATGCAGGGTTGGCAGATAGTGGAGAATGGTGGCGATAAGTGGAAAATAGAGGGAGTCATGGTGCGACATCCTGATGACACAGTCCAGAAAAACTTTGTGACTTCTTACGG AATGTGCAAGAAGGCCCAGCTGATTGATCTGGAGAGGGAAGGCTACAACTCATCATTTATGGATCACTTCCAGCCAGACATCAGAATATCTGACTG GTATGTACCACGATGGGACTGTGGCAGTGAGTACGACATCTGTGTCGAGTTGCTGAATCAAAAGAAGCAGCCGATCCACACTTTTGCTCCGGAGACTGTTCTCTTTGAGCAGTGGAACGAACAGAAATGGTGCCGG atgacCCATGTTTTCCAGAGCTATGGATCTGGTGTGAGATACATCCGTTTCACCCATGGTGGCAAGGACACACAGTTCTGGGCAGGGTGGTATGGAATCCGTGTTACCAACAGCTGTGTGGAGATAAGTCCAGCAGTGGACTAG
- the dnajc11a gene encoding dnaJ homolog subfamily C member 11a: protein MASSLDEDELGSDDYYSLLNVRREATQDELKVAYRRLCMLYHPDKHRDPDLKRQAEQLFNLVHEAYEVLRDPQSRAIYDIYGKRGLDVEGWEVVERKRTPAEIREEYERLQIEREERRLQQRTNPKGTISVGIDATDLFDRYEEDYEDEAGGGVPHVEINKMHISQSIEAPLTTKDTAVLSGSLSTHNGNGGGNINLALRRVTSAKGWGEVELGAGDTHGPLLGMKIFRNLTPRCFVTAQCGLQFSSRGVRPGVTTVLARHLDKNTMGYLQWRWGIQSSMNTSIVRDTKSSHFTLAVQIGIPQTFMMMSYQYKFQDDDQTKIKGSVKSGFFGTVVEYGIERKISRHSVLGATVSVGVPQGVSLKIKLNRASQTYFFPIHLTDQLLPSAVFYATVGPLVFYLAIQRLVIRPYVRAQKEEDLEKHRESSASNIARKKQEAEAAVLLMQESVRRIIETEESRMGLIILNAWYGKFVTDNSRRHERAKVIDVTVPLQCLVKDSKLILTEATKSGLPGFYDPCVGEEKSLKVLYQFRGVMHQVLSGDSEPLRIPKQSHRIDADT from the exons ATGGCGTCTTCCTTGGACGAGGATGAGCTCGGCAGTGATGATTACTACTCTTTGCTAAACGTCCGGAGAGAG GCAACACAGGATGAGCTGAAGGTAGCGTACAGGCGATTATGCATGCTCTATCATCCAGACAAACACCGGGACCCTGACCTAAAGCGACAGGCAGAACAGCTGTTTAACCTCGTACATGAAGCTTATGAAG TGCTCCGTGATCCACAGTCACGAGCTATCTATGATATCTATGGCAAGCGAGGACTCGATGTTGAAGGATGGGAG GTGGTGGAGAGGAAAAGAACCCCTGCAGAGATCCGAGAAGAGTATGAGCGTCTTCAGATAGAGCGAGAAGAGAGACGACTTCAGCAAAGGACCAACCCAAAG GGAACGATTAGTGTGGGTATCGATGCCACGGACCTCTTTGACAGATATGAGGAGGACTATGAGGATGAGGCCGGAGGGGGAGTCCCACACGTGGAAATCAACAAGATGCACATATCACAATCCATAGAG GCTCCTCTCACTACAAAAGACACAGCCGTTTTGTCCGGCTCCCTGTCAACCCACAATGGAAATGGAGGTGGCAACATTAACTTGGCCTTGAGAAGAGTCACCTCGGCTAAGGGCTGGGGAGAG GTAGAGTTAGGTGCTGGAGACACCCACGGACCTCTCTTAGGGATGAAGATATTCCGAAACTTGACGCCTCGATG CTTTGTGACGGCTCAGTGCGGCCTGCAGTTTTCATCTCGAGGCGTGCGTCCCGGGGTCACCACGGTTCTGGCCCGTCACCTAGATAAGAACACTATGGGCTACCTGCAGTGGCGATGGGGGATCCAGTCCTCTATGAACACCAGCATCGTCAGGGACACCAAGAGCAGCCATTTCACCCTCGCAGTGCAG ATTGGCATTCCTCAAACTTTTATGATGATGAGCTACCAGTACAAGTTCCAAGATGACGATCAGACGAAGATTAAGGGCTCCGTAAA ATCAGGTTTCTTCGGCACCGTGGTAGAGTACGGTATTGAGAGGAAGATCAGTCGACACAGCGTCCTGGGGGCCACCGTCAGTGTGGGAGTGCCTCAAGGTGTCTCCCTCAAGATCAA ACTAAACAGAGCCAGCCAGACGTACTTCTTCCCGATTCACCTGACCGACCAGCTCCTGCCGAGTGCTGTATTTTACGCCACAGTTGGACCATTGGTTTTCTACCTCGCCATCCAGCGGCTTGTTATTCGGCCTTATGTGCGggcccagaaggagga AGACTTGGAGAAGCACCGGGAGAGCTCGGCCTCTAATATCGccagaaaaaaacaggaggCAGAAGCAGCA GTCTTGCTCATGCAGGAGTCGGTGCGCAGGATAATTGAAACTGAGGAGTCCAGAATGG GTCTCATCATCCTCAACGCCTGGTACGGCAAGTTTGTTACAGACAACAGTAGAAGACACGAAAGGGCAAAGGTCATTGACGTGACCGTGCCCCTGCAGTGTCTGGTGAAGGACTCCAAACTCATCCTCACTGAGGCCACAAAG tctggACTCCCTGGCTTCTACGACCCCTGTGTGGGGGAGGAGAAGAGCCTAAAGGTGCTGTATCAGTTCCGTGGAGTCATGCATCAAGTCCTGTCAGGAGACTCTGAGCCACTCAGGATACCAAAGCAAT CTCACAGGATCGACGCCGACACATAG